Proteins from one Apis cerana isolate GH-2021 linkage group LG11, AcerK_1.0, whole genome shotgun sequence genomic window:
- the LOC107995074 gene encoding ral guanine nucleotide dissociation stimulator isoform X1: MGTTPWQNRSDGRRGSSADIHTWMLWPVLGDDGLSPTSPPASASVKGVNKLAPLLLCAPCKPTSHRKNQNSTQWYVQQPTWRLWGEERGDGVIYTVYLKKVRYHRPTRSLSASDSDDEISHLEWETVRVRFLKAGTVQRLVESLANDDGELESTYINVFLATYRAFTTPREVLELLLSRYDALDEGSGALTGEQHRKTLVQALHVWLDAYPGDWKSPPNHPLLSRVLDFTHRRLPGSELELKARHRLHRFQREDQIDSCIVYDNGRLARGSPDPIVDHWASYNFPEVPHRHFAEQLTRMDAEVFKKLVAHQCLGAVWSRRDRSRSHDAATVLATVNQFNAVSLRVISTILMDSSTKAQERARILETWIDIAQELRVLKNFSSLKAIVSGLQSNPVYRLEKCWQCMPREKHELFRELERIFSEENNAWTQRELLIKEGTAKFADTAGRSDRHLQKLFQKQNTHAGNISYGTIPYLGTFLTDLTMIDTAIPDTIAEGLINFDKRRKEFEVLARIRLLQGAANAYNFSTDPLFDRWFHSVVVLDDREAYKLSCQIEPPPPGNTLSNRGKKKQSHQGHRKNDSIASTSSSSSSQFYCDLDSLPSSPHNSLDRRTSPSQMSSSSSSSSLPSLDVSLSSGGGSGATSQQNRLAPPTAITANGNSPHVVGLSSPSHSHKSSPDFYIIKVTMESDNVETEGVVLYKSIMLSNNERTPQVIRNAMLKLGIEGSPDQYTLAQVLPDREMLLPNSANVYYAVNTAHNLNFILRPRREPNDSATESPKSKTSHKR; this comes from the exons CCCACGTGGCGTTTATGGGGCGAGGAAAGGGGCGATGGCGTCATATACACGGTGTACCTGAAGAAGGTCCGATATCACAGGCCGACCAGGAGCCTCTCCGCATCG GACTCGGACGACGAGATCTCGCATTTGGAATGGGAGACGGTGAGGGTGCGTTTCCTGAAAGCCGGCACGGTGCAGCGGCTGGTGGAAAGTCTGGCGAACGACGACGGGGAACTCGAGTCGACGTATATCAATGTCTTCTTGGCGACGTATCGAGCGTTCACCACGCCGCGGGAAGTGCTGGAGCTGTTGTTGTCGAGGTACGACGCCCTCGATGAAGGATCCGGCGCCCTGACAGGTGAACAACATCGAAAGACTCTGGTTCAGGCGCTTCACGTATGGTTGGACGCCTATCCTGGCGACTGGAAGTCGCCGCCGAACCACCCCTTGCTCAGCCGAGTCCTCGACTTCACGCATCGACGACTTCCTGGCTCGGAACTCGAGCTCAAGGCAAGGCATCGTTTGCACAGGTTTCAGCGTGAAGATCAAATAG atTCGTGCATAGTGTACGACAATGGTCGATTAGCGCGTGGTTCCCCGGATCCAATCGTGGATCACTGGGCGAGCTACAACTTCCCCGAGGTTCCGCACCGACATTTCGCCGAGCAGCTGACCAGAATGGACGCCGAAGTGTTCAAGAAGCTCGTGGCCCACCAGTGCTTGGGCGCGGTCTGGTCGAGAAGGGATCGTTCGAGGAGCCATGACGCGGCCACCGTGCTGGCCACCGTGAATCAATTCAACGCAGTTTCCCTTCGAGTTATATCCACGATACTGATGGACTCGTCGACCAAGGCTCAAGAACGCGCGAGGATCCTCGAGACGTGGATCGACATCGCGCAAGAGTTGCGGGTGTTGAAGAATTTCAGTAGCCTGAAGGCTATCGTGTCCGGGCTGCAGAGCAACCCTGTCTACAGGTTGGAGAAGTGTTGGCAGTGTATGCCCAGGGAGAAGCACGAGCTGTTCAGAGAGTTGGAGAGAATTTTCTCGGAGGAGAACAACGCGTGGACCCAACGAGAGCTTTTGATCAAAGAGGGCACTGCCAAGTTCGCGGACACGGCGGGCAGGAGCGACAGGCACCTGCAAAAGTtgtttcaaaaacaaaatactCACGCGGGC AATATCAGCTACGGGACGATACCGTATCTAGGCACGTTCCTAACGGATCTCACTATGATAGACACCGCGATACCAGATACGATAGCGGAGGGTTTGATCAACTTCGACAAAAGGCGGAAAGAATTCGAGGTCCTCGCCAGGATAAGATTGCTTCAAGGTGCCGCGAATGCGTACAATTTCAGCACGGATCCGTTGTTCGATCGTTGGTTCCACTCGGTGGTTGTGCTCGACGATCGCGAAGCGTATAAACTGAGTTGTCAGATCGAGCCGCCGCCACCTGGAAACACTTTGAGCAATCGTGGAAAGAAGAAGCAG AGTCATCAGGGTCATCGCAAGAACGACTCGATAGCCTCGACGTCGAGTTCGAGCAGCTCCCAGTTCTATTGCGATCTGGATTCTCTGCCGAGCTCGCCCCACAACTCTCTCGATCGGCGCACCTCGCCCTCCCAGATGTCCAGCTCTTCGTCCAGCTCGTCCTTGCCATCGTTGGACGTGTCGTTGAGCTCCGGAGGAGGGAGCGGAGCGACGAGTCAACAGAACCGGTTAGCACCGCCGACTGCCATCACCGCCAACGGGAACAGCCCCCACGTCGTTGGCCTGTCCAGCCCGAGTCACTCGCACAAGAGTTCGCCGGATTTTTACATCATAAAAGTGACGATGGAGAGCGACAACGTCGAGACCGAGGGTGTGGTGCTGTACAAATCCATCATGCTCTCGAATAACGAGAGGACGCCGCAAGTGATACGGAACGCTATGCTTAAGTTGGGAATCGAGGGGAGCCCGGACCAGTACACGCTGGCCCAGGTTTTACCCGATCGTGAAATGCTTTTGCCAAATTCGGCCAACGTTTATTACGCCGTGAACACCGCACACAATCTCAACTTCATTCTACGACCTAGAAGAGAGCCTAACGACAGCGCCACGGAAAGTCCTAAGAGCAAGACGAGTCACAAGCGGTAG
- the LOC107995074 gene encoding ral guanine nucleotide dissociation stimulator isoform X3: MSADNGDDSLPTWRLWGEERGDGVIYTVYLKKVRYHRPTRSLSASDSDDEISHLEWETVRVRFLKAGTVQRLVESLANDDGELESTYINVFLATYRAFTTPREVLELLLSRYDALDEGSGALTGEQHRKTLVQALHVWLDAYPGDWKSPPNHPLLSRVLDFTHRRLPGSELELKARHRLHRFQREDQIDSCIVYDNGRLARGSPDPIVDHWASYNFPEVPHRHFAEQLTRMDAEVFKKLVAHQCLGAVWSRRDRSRSHDAATVLATVNQFNAVSLRVISTILMDSSTKAQERARILETWIDIAQELRVLKNFSSLKAIVSGLQSNPVYRLEKCWQCMPREKHELFRELERIFSEENNAWTQRELLIKEGTAKFADTAGRSDRHLQKLFQKQNTHAGNISYGTIPYLGTFLTDLTMIDTAIPDTIAEGLINFDKRRKEFEVLARIRLLQGAANAYNFSTDPLFDRWFHSVVVLDDREAYKLSCQIEPPPPGNTLSNRGKKKQVSMLSLVSLIRTRSRSPVSREKTEPRLILQSHQGHRKNDSIASTSSSSSSQFYCDLDSLPSSPHNSLDRRTSPSQMSSSSSSSSLPSLDVSLSSGGGSGATSQQNRLAPPTAITANGNSPHVVGLSSPSHSHKSSPDFYIIKVTMESDNVETEGVVLYKSIMLSNNERTPQVIRNAMLKLGIEGSPDQYTLAQVLPDREMLLPNSANVYYAVNTAHNLNFILRPRREPNDSATESPKSKTSHKR, from the exons CCCACGTGGCGTTTATGGGGCGAGGAAAGGGGCGATGGCGTCATATACACGGTGTACCTGAAGAAGGTCCGATATCACAGGCCGACCAGGAGCCTCTCCGCATCG GACTCGGACGACGAGATCTCGCATTTGGAATGGGAGACGGTGAGGGTGCGTTTCCTGAAAGCCGGCACGGTGCAGCGGCTGGTGGAAAGTCTGGCGAACGACGACGGGGAACTCGAGTCGACGTATATCAATGTCTTCTTGGCGACGTATCGAGCGTTCACCACGCCGCGGGAAGTGCTGGAGCTGTTGTTGTCGAGGTACGACGCCCTCGATGAAGGATCCGGCGCCCTGACAGGTGAACAACATCGAAAGACTCTGGTTCAGGCGCTTCACGTATGGTTGGACGCCTATCCTGGCGACTGGAAGTCGCCGCCGAACCACCCCTTGCTCAGCCGAGTCCTCGACTTCACGCATCGACGACTTCCTGGCTCGGAACTCGAGCTCAAGGCAAGGCATCGTTTGCACAGGTTTCAGCGTGAAGATCAAATAG atTCGTGCATAGTGTACGACAATGGTCGATTAGCGCGTGGTTCCCCGGATCCAATCGTGGATCACTGGGCGAGCTACAACTTCCCCGAGGTTCCGCACCGACATTTCGCCGAGCAGCTGACCAGAATGGACGCCGAAGTGTTCAAGAAGCTCGTGGCCCACCAGTGCTTGGGCGCGGTCTGGTCGAGAAGGGATCGTTCGAGGAGCCATGACGCGGCCACCGTGCTGGCCACCGTGAATCAATTCAACGCAGTTTCCCTTCGAGTTATATCCACGATACTGATGGACTCGTCGACCAAGGCTCAAGAACGCGCGAGGATCCTCGAGACGTGGATCGACATCGCGCAAGAGTTGCGGGTGTTGAAGAATTTCAGTAGCCTGAAGGCTATCGTGTCCGGGCTGCAGAGCAACCCTGTCTACAGGTTGGAGAAGTGTTGGCAGTGTATGCCCAGGGAGAAGCACGAGCTGTTCAGAGAGTTGGAGAGAATTTTCTCGGAGGAGAACAACGCGTGGACCCAACGAGAGCTTTTGATCAAAGAGGGCACTGCCAAGTTCGCGGACACGGCGGGCAGGAGCGACAGGCACCTGCAAAAGTtgtttcaaaaacaaaatactCACGCGGGC AATATCAGCTACGGGACGATACCGTATCTAGGCACGTTCCTAACGGATCTCACTATGATAGACACCGCGATACCAGATACGATAGCGGAGGGTTTGATCAACTTCGACAAAAGGCGGAAAGAATTCGAGGTCCTCGCCAGGATAAGATTGCTTCAAGGTGCCGCGAATGCGTACAATTTCAGCACGGATCCGTTGTTCGATCGTTGGTTCCACTCGGTGGTTGTGCTCGACGATCGCGAAGCGTATAAACTGAGTTGTCAGATCGAGCCGCCGCCACCTGGAAACACTTTGAGCAATCGTGGAAAGAAGAAGCAGGTCAGCATGCTCTCCCTCGTCTCGTTAATACGAACTCGTTCCCGATCACCCGTTTCCCGCGAGAAGACTGAGCCCAGACTTATCTTGCAGAGTCATCAGGGTCATCGCAAGAACGACTCGATAGCCTCGACGTCGAGTTCGAGCAGCTCCCAGTTCTATTGCGATCTGGATTCTCTGCCGAGCTCGCCCCACAACTCTCTCGATCGGCGCACCTCGCCCTCCCAGATGTCCAGCTCTTCGTCCAGCTCGTCCTTGCCATCGTTGGACGTGTCGTTGAGCTCCGGAGGAGGGAGCGGAGCGACGAGTCAACAGAACCGGTTAGCACCGCCGACTGCCATCACCGCCAACGGGAACAGCCCCCACGTCGTTGGCCTGTCCAGCCCGAGTCACTCGCACAAGAGTTCGCCGGATTTTTACATCATAAAAGTGACGATGGAGAGCGACAACGTCGAGACCGAGGGTGTGGTGCTGTACAAATCCATCATGCTCTCGAATAACGAGAGGACGCCGCAAGTGATACGGAACGCTATGCTTAAGTTGGGAATCGAGGGGAGCCCGGACCAGTACACGCTGGCCCAGGTTTTACCCGATCGTGAAATGCTTTTGCCAAATTCGGCCAACGTTTATTACGCCGTGAACACCGCACACAATCTCAACTTCATTCTACGACCTAGAAGAGAGCCTAACGACAGCGCCACGGAAAGTCCTAAGAGCAAGACGAGTCACAAGCGGTAG
- the LOC107995074 gene encoding ral guanine nucleotide dissociation stimulator isoform X2, protein MLWPVLGDDGLSPTSPPASASVKGVNKLAPLLLCAPCKPTSHRKNQNSTQWYVQQPTWRLWGEERGDGVIYTVYLKKVRYHRPTRSLSASDSDDEISHLEWETVRVRFLKAGTVQRLVESLANDDGELESTYINVFLATYRAFTTPREVLELLLSRYDALDEGSGALTGEQHRKTLVQALHVWLDAYPGDWKSPPNHPLLSRVLDFTHRRLPGSELELKARHRLHRFQREDQIDSCIVYDNGRLARGSPDPIVDHWASYNFPEVPHRHFAEQLTRMDAEVFKKLVAHQCLGAVWSRRDRSRSHDAATVLATVNQFNAVSLRVISTILMDSSTKAQERARILETWIDIAQELRVLKNFSSLKAIVSGLQSNPVYRLEKCWQCMPREKHELFRELERIFSEENNAWTQRELLIKEGTAKFADTAGRSDRHLQKLFQKQNTHAGNISYGTIPYLGTFLTDLTMIDTAIPDTIAEGLINFDKRRKEFEVLARIRLLQGAANAYNFSTDPLFDRWFHSVVVLDDREAYKLSCQIEPPPPGNTLSNRGKKKQSHQGHRKNDSIASTSSSSSSQFYCDLDSLPSSPHNSLDRRTSPSQMSSSSSSSSLPSLDVSLSSGGGSGATSQQNRLAPPTAITANGNSPHVVGLSSPSHSHKSSPDFYIIKVTMESDNVETEGVVLYKSIMLSNNERTPQVIRNAMLKLGIEGSPDQYTLAQVLPDREMLLPNSANVYYAVNTAHNLNFILRPRREPNDSATESPKSKTSHKR, encoded by the exons CCCACGTGGCGTTTATGGGGCGAGGAAAGGGGCGATGGCGTCATATACACGGTGTACCTGAAGAAGGTCCGATATCACAGGCCGACCAGGAGCCTCTCCGCATCG GACTCGGACGACGAGATCTCGCATTTGGAATGGGAGACGGTGAGGGTGCGTTTCCTGAAAGCCGGCACGGTGCAGCGGCTGGTGGAAAGTCTGGCGAACGACGACGGGGAACTCGAGTCGACGTATATCAATGTCTTCTTGGCGACGTATCGAGCGTTCACCACGCCGCGGGAAGTGCTGGAGCTGTTGTTGTCGAGGTACGACGCCCTCGATGAAGGATCCGGCGCCCTGACAGGTGAACAACATCGAAAGACTCTGGTTCAGGCGCTTCACGTATGGTTGGACGCCTATCCTGGCGACTGGAAGTCGCCGCCGAACCACCCCTTGCTCAGCCGAGTCCTCGACTTCACGCATCGACGACTTCCTGGCTCGGAACTCGAGCTCAAGGCAAGGCATCGTTTGCACAGGTTTCAGCGTGAAGATCAAATAG atTCGTGCATAGTGTACGACAATGGTCGATTAGCGCGTGGTTCCCCGGATCCAATCGTGGATCACTGGGCGAGCTACAACTTCCCCGAGGTTCCGCACCGACATTTCGCCGAGCAGCTGACCAGAATGGACGCCGAAGTGTTCAAGAAGCTCGTGGCCCACCAGTGCTTGGGCGCGGTCTGGTCGAGAAGGGATCGTTCGAGGAGCCATGACGCGGCCACCGTGCTGGCCACCGTGAATCAATTCAACGCAGTTTCCCTTCGAGTTATATCCACGATACTGATGGACTCGTCGACCAAGGCTCAAGAACGCGCGAGGATCCTCGAGACGTGGATCGACATCGCGCAAGAGTTGCGGGTGTTGAAGAATTTCAGTAGCCTGAAGGCTATCGTGTCCGGGCTGCAGAGCAACCCTGTCTACAGGTTGGAGAAGTGTTGGCAGTGTATGCCCAGGGAGAAGCACGAGCTGTTCAGAGAGTTGGAGAGAATTTTCTCGGAGGAGAACAACGCGTGGACCCAACGAGAGCTTTTGATCAAAGAGGGCACTGCCAAGTTCGCGGACACGGCGGGCAGGAGCGACAGGCACCTGCAAAAGTtgtttcaaaaacaaaatactCACGCGGGC AATATCAGCTACGGGACGATACCGTATCTAGGCACGTTCCTAACGGATCTCACTATGATAGACACCGCGATACCAGATACGATAGCGGAGGGTTTGATCAACTTCGACAAAAGGCGGAAAGAATTCGAGGTCCTCGCCAGGATAAGATTGCTTCAAGGTGCCGCGAATGCGTACAATTTCAGCACGGATCCGTTGTTCGATCGTTGGTTCCACTCGGTGGTTGTGCTCGACGATCGCGAAGCGTATAAACTGAGTTGTCAGATCGAGCCGCCGCCACCTGGAAACACTTTGAGCAATCGTGGAAAGAAGAAGCAG AGTCATCAGGGTCATCGCAAGAACGACTCGATAGCCTCGACGTCGAGTTCGAGCAGCTCCCAGTTCTATTGCGATCTGGATTCTCTGCCGAGCTCGCCCCACAACTCTCTCGATCGGCGCACCTCGCCCTCCCAGATGTCCAGCTCTTCGTCCAGCTCGTCCTTGCCATCGTTGGACGTGTCGTTGAGCTCCGGAGGAGGGAGCGGAGCGACGAGTCAACAGAACCGGTTAGCACCGCCGACTGCCATCACCGCCAACGGGAACAGCCCCCACGTCGTTGGCCTGTCCAGCCCGAGTCACTCGCACAAGAGTTCGCCGGATTTTTACATCATAAAAGTGACGATGGAGAGCGACAACGTCGAGACCGAGGGTGTGGTGCTGTACAAATCCATCATGCTCTCGAATAACGAGAGGACGCCGCAAGTGATACGGAACGCTATGCTTAAGTTGGGAATCGAGGGGAGCCCGGACCAGTACACGCTGGCCCAGGTTTTACCCGATCGTGAAATGCTTTTGCCAAATTCGGCCAACGTTTATTACGCCGTGAACACCGCACACAATCTCAACTTCATTCTACGACCTAGAAGAGAGCCTAACGACAGCGCCACGGAAAGTCCTAAGAGCAAGACGAGTCACAAGCGGTAG
- the LOC107995074 gene encoding ral guanine nucleotide dissociation stimulator isoform X4, translating into MSADNGDDSLPTWRLWGEERGDGVIYTVYLKKVRYHRPTRSLSASDSDDEISHLEWETVRVRFLKAGTVQRLVESLANDDGELESTYINVFLATYRAFTTPREVLELLLSRYDALDEGSGALTGEQHRKTLVQALHVWLDAYPGDWKSPPNHPLLSRVLDFTHRRLPGSELELKARHRLHRFQREDQIDSCIVYDNGRLARGSPDPIVDHWASYNFPEVPHRHFAEQLTRMDAEVFKKLVAHQCLGAVWSRRDRSRSHDAATVLATVNQFNAVSLRVISTILMDSSTKAQERARILETWIDIAQELRVLKNFSSLKAIVSGLQSNPVYRLEKCWQCMPREKHELFRELERIFSEENNAWTQRELLIKEGTAKFADTAGRSDRHLQKLFQKQNTHAGNISYGTIPYLGTFLTDLTMIDTAIPDTIAEGLINFDKRRKEFEVLARIRLLQGAANAYNFSTDPLFDRWFHSVVVLDDREAYKLSCQIEPPPPGNTLSNRGKKKQSHQGHRKNDSIASTSSSSSSQFYCDLDSLPSSPHNSLDRRTSPSQMSSSSSSSSLPSLDVSLSSGGGSGATSQQNRLAPPTAITANGNSPHVVGLSSPSHSHKSSPDFYIIKVTMESDNVETEGVVLYKSIMLSNNERTPQVIRNAMLKLGIEGSPDQYTLAQVLPDREMLLPNSANVYYAVNTAHNLNFILRPRREPNDSATESPKSKTSHKR; encoded by the exons CCCACGTGGCGTTTATGGGGCGAGGAAAGGGGCGATGGCGTCATATACACGGTGTACCTGAAGAAGGTCCGATATCACAGGCCGACCAGGAGCCTCTCCGCATCG GACTCGGACGACGAGATCTCGCATTTGGAATGGGAGACGGTGAGGGTGCGTTTCCTGAAAGCCGGCACGGTGCAGCGGCTGGTGGAAAGTCTGGCGAACGACGACGGGGAACTCGAGTCGACGTATATCAATGTCTTCTTGGCGACGTATCGAGCGTTCACCACGCCGCGGGAAGTGCTGGAGCTGTTGTTGTCGAGGTACGACGCCCTCGATGAAGGATCCGGCGCCCTGACAGGTGAACAACATCGAAAGACTCTGGTTCAGGCGCTTCACGTATGGTTGGACGCCTATCCTGGCGACTGGAAGTCGCCGCCGAACCACCCCTTGCTCAGCCGAGTCCTCGACTTCACGCATCGACGACTTCCTGGCTCGGAACTCGAGCTCAAGGCAAGGCATCGTTTGCACAGGTTTCAGCGTGAAGATCAAATAG atTCGTGCATAGTGTACGACAATGGTCGATTAGCGCGTGGTTCCCCGGATCCAATCGTGGATCACTGGGCGAGCTACAACTTCCCCGAGGTTCCGCACCGACATTTCGCCGAGCAGCTGACCAGAATGGACGCCGAAGTGTTCAAGAAGCTCGTGGCCCACCAGTGCTTGGGCGCGGTCTGGTCGAGAAGGGATCGTTCGAGGAGCCATGACGCGGCCACCGTGCTGGCCACCGTGAATCAATTCAACGCAGTTTCCCTTCGAGTTATATCCACGATACTGATGGACTCGTCGACCAAGGCTCAAGAACGCGCGAGGATCCTCGAGACGTGGATCGACATCGCGCAAGAGTTGCGGGTGTTGAAGAATTTCAGTAGCCTGAAGGCTATCGTGTCCGGGCTGCAGAGCAACCCTGTCTACAGGTTGGAGAAGTGTTGGCAGTGTATGCCCAGGGAGAAGCACGAGCTGTTCAGAGAGTTGGAGAGAATTTTCTCGGAGGAGAACAACGCGTGGACCCAACGAGAGCTTTTGATCAAAGAGGGCACTGCCAAGTTCGCGGACACGGCGGGCAGGAGCGACAGGCACCTGCAAAAGTtgtttcaaaaacaaaatactCACGCGGGC AATATCAGCTACGGGACGATACCGTATCTAGGCACGTTCCTAACGGATCTCACTATGATAGACACCGCGATACCAGATACGATAGCGGAGGGTTTGATCAACTTCGACAAAAGGCGGAAAGAATTCGAGGTCCTCGCCAGGATAAGATTGCTTCAAGGTGCCGCGAATGCGTACAATTTCAGCACGGATCCGTTGTTCGATCGTTGGTTCCACTCGGTGGTTGTGCTCGACGATCGCGAAGCGTATAAACTGAGTTGTCAGATCGAGCCGCCGCCACCTGGAAACACTTTGAGCAATCGTGGAAAGAAGAAGCAG AGTCATCAGGGTCATCGCAAGAACGACTCGATAGCCTCGACGTCGAGTTCGAGCAGCTCCCAGTTCTATTGCGATCTGGATTCTCTGCCGAGCTCGCCCCACAACTCTCTCGATCGGCGCACCTCGCCCTCCCAGATGTCCAGCTCTTCGTCCAGCTCGTCCTTGCCATCGTTGGACGTGTCGTTGAGCTCCGGAGGAGGGAGCGGAGCGACGAGTCAACAGAACCGGTTAGCACCGCCGACTGCCATCACCGCCAACGGGAACAGCCCCCACGTCGTTGGCCTGTCCAGCCCGAGTCACTCGCACAAGAGTTCGCCGGATTTTTACATCATAAAAGTGACGATGGAGAGCGACAACGTCGAGACCGAGGGTGTGGTGCTGTACAAATCCATCATGCTCTCGAATAACGAGAGGACGCCGCAAGTGATACGGAACGCTATGCTTAAGTTGGGAATCGAGGGGAGCCCGGACCAGTACACGCTGGCCCAGGTTTTACCCGATCGTGAAATGCTTTTGCCAAATTCGGCCAACGTTTATTACGCCGTGAACACCGCACACAATCTCAACTTCATTCTACGACCTAGAAGAGAGCCTAACGACAGCGCCACGGAAAGTCCTAAGAGCAAGACGAGTCACAAGCGGTAG